A stretch of the Sorangium aterium genome encodes the following:
- a CDS encoding metallophosphoesterase has translation MRTLIISDLHLGNGGDYDVFAGGEALPALLDRIAGEPARVVVNGDGLDFLMNEDPLELDPARAAAQARAIAAAPASAAVLKAFGRVLARGGEVVVRLGNHDVELAVPEVQEILRAAIDQPPEVAARLTFQLGDAPAILDVGGARILVTHGEHNDNWNKVDYGRLARLDRFKYAAGSVLVKQLMNPIARRHGLRFVSLLKPDFQGAALAALAVAPEIVKQLFSAASLDIGWQLFKKAGSAASFAEEEEDLGLAERFADAGLEAEEAAALEAALGDGPAAFAEEETMSTASLKLARAGLKLYAGMQKRLAGTLGDEYFRLEPDEAEWADARRLAKKFDAGAVVLGHTHAARWKAADGIAFANTGTWIWLMQLPRSDAGDEAWAEFLGELRDNPRLLPERQRAARTVQRLTAVLLDPHPDGGATMRLVQWDDGKLHSLGAARVPSGDVAR, from the coding sequence ATGCGTACCCTCATCATCAGTGATCTGCACCTCGGCAACGGGGGTGACTACGACGTCTTCGCCGGGGGCGAGGCGCTGCCCGCGCTCCTCGACCGGATCGCGGGCGAGCCCGCGCGGGTCGTGGTCAACGGCGACGGCCTCGACTTCCTCATGAACGAAGATCCGCTGGAGCTCGATCCCGCGCGCGCCGCCGCGCAGGCCCGCGCGATCGCCGCCGCGCCCGCGAGCGCCGCCGTGCTGAAGGCGTTCGGGCGCGTCCTCGCGCGCGGCGGTGAGGTCGTCGTCCGCCTCGGCAACCACGACGTGGAGCTCGCCGTCCCGGAGGTGCAGGAGATCCTGCGCGCGGCGATAGATCAGCCGCCCGAGGTCGCTGCGCGCCTCACGTTCCAGCTGGGCGACGCCCCCGCGATCCTCGACGTCGGCGGCGCCCGGATCCTCGTCACCCACGGCGAGCACAACGACAACTGGAACAAGGTCGACTACGGGCGCCTGGCCCGGCTCGACCGGTTCAAGTACGCGGCCGGCTCGGTCCTCGTGAAGCAGCTCATGAACCCCATCGCGCGCCGGCACGGCCTGCGCTTCGTGAGCCTGCTCAAGCCCGATTTCCAGGGCGCGGCGCTCGCCGCACTCGCGGTCGCGCCCGAGATCGTGAAGCAGCTCTTCAGCGCGGCCTCGCTCGACATCGGCTGGCAGCTCTTCAAGAAGGCGGGGTCGGCGGCCTCCTTCGCCGAGGAGGAGGAGGATCTCGGGCTCGCCGAGAGGTTCGCCGACGCCGGCCTCGAGGCCGAGGAGGCGGCGGCGCTCGAGGCCGCGCTCGGCGACGGGCCCGCGGCGTTCGCCGAGGAAGAGACGATGTCGACCGCGAGCCTCAAGCTCGCGCGGGCCGGCCTGAAGCTCTACGCGGGCATGCAGAAGAGGCTCGCCGGCACCCTCGGTGACGAGTACTTCCGCCTCGAGCCCGATGAGGCCGAGTGGGCCGACGCCCGGCGCCTGGCGAAGAAATTCGACGCCGGCGCGGTGGTGCTCGGCCACACCCACGCGGCCCGCTGGAAGGCGGCCGACGGCATCGCCTTCGCCAACACGGGCACGTGGATATGGCTGATGCAGCTCCCGCGCTCGGACGCCGGCGACGAGGCGTGGGCCGAGTTCCTCGGAGAGCTGCGCGACAACCCGAGGCTCCTGCCCGAGCGGCAGAGGGCGGCGAGGACCGTCCAGCGCCTCACCGCCGTGCTCCTCGACCCGCACCCGGACGGCGGCGCGACGATGCGGCTCGTGCAATGGGACGATGGAAAGCTCCACTCCCTGGGGGCCGCGCGCGTGCCCTCGGGCGACGTGGCGCGCTGA
- a CDS encoding peptidoglycan-binding domain-containing protein → MSRNVFLFEFTATRGDAEEVERALLSRTSAFALGAFPTLDPALFAHRIVRGKGASYTWEIGLDEIEEARRAELYAALLEQIQTSLAGVAELRSSAAYADLSLPAPGPDPARARGGPGGALSFAGGDFPVWEDHARGSGAAEAASALPEDLTVEIAQFRAAVPVEPGLKPWGAGHIYTGSADKAHLAYLHGYFDARAAKASPADRRKILAFRALQAREGSTAAINTYDDQIVTWGTGWGGRGWLGKVMERAIATDAVREALGAAGVRYRGSNVYDVVDLASGMVVTGGKEALEILRRSAPLLHLLIDLARDPATRDAVTEAQLRTFMDGSGNICGADAIATQALFNLIAHLKHWAPGYVIGCLEWAVPQLGAGSPSEERDRRLAALVGRYFYGKARRYRWIPDFRQFRLYFRHMKDDGLDCLHEPFLQAAGPPEDDPFAAAIGVPAAAPPPEAPSPPKDPRLMRVPLAGQPDLESVASGRGALRRGARGPGVKALQEALIALGESVPGGADGAFGPGLEAAVKQFQAERGLAADGVVGAGTLAALDAAFASSAKARATGAETSNRREEEEHR, encoded by the coding sequence ATGTCACGGAATGTCTTCCTGTTCGAGTTCACCGCCACGCGGGGCGACGCGGAGGAGGTCGAGCGAGCCCTGCTCTCACGCACCTCGGCCTTCGCGCTCGGAGCCTTTCCCACGCTCGATCCGGCGCTCTTCGCGCACCGGATCGTGCGCGGGAAGGGCGCGTCGTACACCTGGGAGATCGGGCTCGACGAGATCGAGGAGGCCCGGCGCGCGGAGCTCTACGCCGCGCTGCTGGAGCAGATCCAGACCTCGCTCGCGGGCGTGGCCGAGCTCCGATCCTCCGCCGCGTACGCGGACCTGTCGCTCCCCGCGCCCGGCCCCGATCCCGCCCGGGCCAGGGGGGGCCCGGGCGGGGCCCTCTCGTTCGCGGGCGGCGATTTCCCGGTCTGGGAGGATCATGCGCGCGGCTCCGGTGCGGCAGAGGCAGCGAGCGCCCTGCCCGAGGATCTCACCGTCGAGATCGCGCAGTTCCGCGCCGCCGTGCCGGTCGAGCCGGGGCTCAAGCCCTGGGGCGCAGGGCACATCTACACGGGCAGCGCGGACAAGGCTCACCTCGCCTACCTGCACGGGTATTTCGACGCCCGGGCGGCGAAGGCGAGCCCCGCCGATCGGCGGAAGATCCTTGCCTTTCGCGCGCTCCAGGCGCGCGAGGGCAGCACGGCCGCCATCAACACCTACGATGATCAGATCGTCACCTGGGGGACGGGCTGGGGCGGTCGCGGCTGGCTGGGCAAGGTGATGGAGCGCGCGATCGCGACCGACGCCGTGCGCGAGGCGCTGGGCGCGGCCGGCGTCCGCTACCGCGGCAGCAACGTGTACGACGTCGTCGATCTCGCCTCCGGCATGGTCGTCACGGGAGGCAAGGAAGCGCTCGAGATCCTGCGCCGCTCCGCCCCGCTCCTCCACCTGCTGATCGACCTGGCCAGGGACCCCGCCACGCGCGACGCGGTGACCGAGGCCCAGCTCCGCACGTTCATGGATGGCTCGGGCAACATCTGCGGCGCCGACGCGATCGCGACGCAGGCGCTGTTCAACCTGATCGCGCACCTCAAGCACTGGGCGCCCGGGTACGTGATCGGGTGTCTCGAGTGGGCCGTACCGCAGCTCGGCGCCGGGTCGCCGTCGGAGGAGCGCGACCGGCGCCTCGCCGCGCTCGTGGGCCGCTACTTCTACGGCAAGGCGCGCAGGTACAGGTGGATCCCGGACTTCAGGCAGTTCCGGCTCTACTTCCGGCACATGAAGGACGACGGGCTCGATTGCCTGCACGAGCCCTTCCTCCAGGCCGCGGGGCCTCCGGAGGACGACCCGTTCGCCGCCGCGATCGGCGTGCCCGCGGCGGCGCCCCCGCCGGAGGCGCCGAGCCCGCCGAAGGATCCGCGCCTCATGCGCGTCCCCCTCGCCGGGCAACCCGATCTGGAGAGCGTCGCCTCGGGTCGTGGCGCGCTCCGGAGAGGGGCGAGGGGACCAGGGGTGAAGGCGCTGCAGGAGGCGCTGATCGCGCTGGGCGAGAGCGTGCCTGGCGGCGCTGACGGCGCGTTCGGTCCGGGCCTCGAGGCGGCCGTCAAGCAGTTCCAGGCCGAGCGCGGCCTCGCCGCCGACGGCGTGGTCGGCGCGGGGACGCTCGCGGCCCTCGACGCGGCCTTCGCCTCGAGCGCGAAGGCCCGGGCGACAGGCGCGGAGACATCGAATCGAAGAGAAGAGGAGGAGCACCGATGA
- a CDS encoding DUF4157 domain-containing protein: MQIAVDRSTPKTSQSATRTSRARPPAPPLVQRRTTPPARPPAESARAALERAFGAEFVAAAATGRTRAVGDRVTQESPGAPGGSAIQAKAAGPGVGTGSGPDRAVNSTGIPSPVKAKMEAAFGTDFSGVRVHPRSSRATALGALAYTQGSEIHVAPGRWAPETRQGQELLGHELAHVVQQRAGRVQATAQYKGIALNDAPALEAEADVMGAKAARGESCGGQQTPSAPPSASSRPDGQQAAVQCATGVIQRRNSAFNPFHQNQANYQGPRFRGLQLDVLIENGLVYPGGGTSGNAVNLEKMVSNTGGGSSPGAPLDFEEIRLIDAGLVRANNQQNAATAMHAINHNFAPHAQTNNRAENIFMGSAKSNTQLHYNLVENPIRQSMQRATSGNALKYETNLVANPPFQFQPPGSASSLLAWNNSALDIPGAKPTTQYPGVTHFLDETTLNNVSLPWPKVITYTVVPNYTYKRHPHLPAFLMGNIQYGDNLITQEQQKPPKQQDTQAIQNEQAGIALLRAVGHRLFPETFTCSAVYWFPTYNHARPWRTTVNQDDYDAEY; this comes from the coding sequence ATGCAAATCGCTGTTGACCGATCCACTCCGAAGACCTCGCAGAGCGCCACGCGCACCTCGCGGGCCCGCCCTCCGGCGCCGCCGCTCGTGCAGCGGCGAACGACGCCGCCCGCACGACCGCCGGCCGAGTCGGCACGAGCGGCGCTGGAGCGGGCGTTCGGGGCTGAGTTCGTTGCGGCCGCGGCCACAGGGCGAACGCGGGCGGTGGGCGACCGCGTCACGCAGGAGAGCCCGGGCGCGCCGGGCGGATCGGCGATCCAGGCGAAGGCGGCTGGGCCCGGCGTGGGGACCGGGAGCGGACCGGACCGCGCCGTCAACTCCACGGGCATCCCGTCGCCGGTGAAGGCCAAGATGGAGGCGGCGTTCGGGACCGACTTCTCCGGCGTTCGGGTGCACCCGAGATCGTCGCGCGCAACGGCGCTGGGAGCGCTCGCGTACACGCAGGGGAGCGAGATCCACGTGGCGCCGGGGCGGTGGGCGCCGGAGACGAGGCAGGGGCAGGAGCTGCTCGGGCACGAGCTCGCGCACGTGGTGCAGCAGCGGGCGGGGCGCGTGCAGGCGACGGCGCAGTACAAGGGGATAGCGCTCAACGACGCGCCGGCGCTGGAGGCGGAGGCGGACGTGATGGGGGCGAAGGCGGCGAGGGGAGAGAGCTGCGGCGGGCAGCAAACGCCCTCTGCGCCTCCATCGGCGAGCAGCCGTCCGGACGGGCAGCAAGCGGCCGTCCAGTGTGCCACCGGGGTCATCCAGAGGCGCAATTCGGCGTTCAACCCCTTCCATCAGAACCAAGCAAACTATCAAGGCCCGAGGTTCCGAGGGCTGCAGCTCGATGTCCTCATCGAGAACGGTCTTGTATATCCGGGAGGCGGCACCAGTGGGAACGCCGTCAACCTCGAGAAGATGGTGAGCAACACCGGCGGCGGCTCCTCGCCCGGGGCGCCGCTCGACTTCGAGGAGATCCGGTTGATCGACGCGGGCCTGGTCCGGGCGAACAACCAGCAGAACGCAGCGACGGCGATGCACGCGATCAATCACAATTTCGCTCCGCACGCGCAAACGAACAACCGCGCCGAGAACATCTTCATGGGCTCGGCGAAGTCGAACACCCAGCTGCACTATAACCTCGTCGAGAACCCGATCCGCCAGTCGATGCAAAGGGCGACCTCGGGAAACGCCCTGAAGTATGAGACCAACCTCGTCGCCAACCCGCCGTTCCAGTTCCAGCCCCCCGGCAGTGCGAGTAGCCTCTTGGCCTGGAACAACAGCGCTCTTGATATCCCCGGGGCGAAGCCGACGACGCAATACCCGGGGGTGACGCACTTCCTGGATGAGACCACGCTCAACAATGTGTCCCTGCCATGGCCGAAAGTGATCACGTACACGGTCGTTCCCAATTATACCTATAAGCGTCACCCGCATTTGCCTGCGTTCCTGATGGGGAACATCCAGTATGGTGATAACCTCATCACCCAGGAGCAACAGAAGCCGCCGAAGCAGCAAGATACTCAAGCGATCCAGAACGAGCAGGCCGGGATCGCCCTCCTCAGAGCTGTGGGCCACCGTCTCTTCCCCGAGACGTTCACCTGCAGCGCGGTCTACTGGTTTCCGACCTATAACCACGCCAGGCCCTGGCGCACGACTGTGAACCAGGACGATTACGACGCGGAGTATTGA
- a CDS encoding contractile injection system tape measure protein, with translation MTAPRDQIRRQILEVTVQDREAAWRLQTELGRIHAERLEAVIDRCCTELGAPDRLQRIALVEVDLGRIDPDHLERDLVDKLDPLLREALAARIREEDEKTALRGGDPEVVSRLELVAFFARTGALPWWADSARPLLLDETLGLLLERAARPLAALIRALEREGGALTRIVRHCRDAQLWALFDALAASSQADLPSMPVELVALLRAHRAVAGATPDGFRACVWTGALRTACLEESPSDGRVGFFRDALARIALEAGVTLGALLAGLHAPLGPSPSAWPGALGAVMQRPGAAAPGTVGQSPGAVVERPVRETRGEHPSSDPGAAAADQELSVDPAYSDADEVYLDSAGLVVLWPFLGHLFERLGLFADTQFKDRRALHRAAGLLQHLCTGELEPAEYQLPLARVLSGMRMTEVFDFGPPVTEAEAEECLNLLTAAIASAPILGEMSIAGFRGSFLIRKGALSARDGAWLLRVERASYDVVLDRFPWGMSWVKQPWMEAPLSVEW, from the coding sequence GTGACCGCGCCGCGCGATCAGATCCGCCGGCAGATCCTGGAGGTGACCGTCCAGGATCGCGAGGCGGCGTGGCGGCTGCAAACCGAGCTCGGCCGCATCCACGCCGAGCGCCTCGAGGCGGTCATCGATCGGTGTTGCACCGAGCTCGGCGCTCCGGATCGCCTCCAGCGGATCGCGCTGGTCGAGGTGGATCTCGGGCGGATCGATCCCGACCACCTGGAGCGCGACCTGGTCGACAAGCTCGACCCGCTGCTGCGCGAGGCGCTGGCCGCGCGGATCCGCGAGGAGGACGAGAAGACCGCGCTCCGGGGCGGAGATCCCGAGGTGGTCTCCCGGCTGGAGCTCGTGGCGTTCTTCGCCCGCACCGGCGCGCTCCCCTGGTGGGCGGACAGCGCGCGACCGCTGCTCTTGGACGAGACCCTGGGGCTGCTCCTGGAGCGCGCGGCGCGCCCGCTCGCGGCGCTGATCCGGGCGCTCGAGCGCGAAGGCGGCGCGCTGACGAGGATCGTCCGCCACTGCCGCGACGCGCAGCTCTGGGCGCTGTTCGACGCTCTCGCGGCGTCCTCGCAGGCCGACCTCCCTTCGATGCCGGTGGAGCTCGTCGCCCTGCTGCGCGCGCACCGGGCGGTCGCTGGCGCCACGCCGGACGGCTTCCGGGCGTGCGTCTGGACGGGCGCGCTGCGGACAGCGTGCCTCGAGGAGAGCCCGAGCGACGGGCGGGTGGGCTTCTTTCGCGACGCGCTGGCCCGGATCGCGCTGGAGGCCGGCGTGACGCTCGGGGCTCTCCTTGCGGGGCTGCACGCGCCTCTGGGGCCGAGCCCATCGGCCTGGCCGGGCGCGCTGGGGGCGGTCATGCAGCGTCCCGGCGCAGCCGCGCCGGGAACGGTCGGGCAGAGCCCCGGCGCGGTCGTCGAGCGGCCGGTCCGCGAGACGCGGGGAGAGCATCCGTCGAGCGATCCGGGGGCCGCGGCCGCGGACCAGGAGCTGTCCGTCGATCCAGCGTACAGCGACGCCGACGAGGTCTACCTGGACAGCGCCGGGCTGGTGGTGCTCTGGCCCTTCCTCGGGCACCTGTTCGAGCGCCTGGGTCTCTTTGCCGACACGCAGTTCAAGGATCGGCGCGCCCTCCACCGCGCGGCCGGCCTGCTCCAGCACCTCTGCACGGGGGAGCTCGAGCCGGCCGAGTACCAGCTGCCCCTGGCCCGCGTGCTCTCTGGCATGCGAATGACAGAGGTCTTCGACTTCGGTCCTCCGGTCACCGAGGCAGAGGCCGAGGAGTGCCTCAACCTGCTCACGGCGGCGATCGCGAGCGCGCCGATCCTGGGGGAGATGTCGATCGCCGGATTCCGTGGCTCGTTCTTGATCCGCAAGGGCGCGCTCTCTGCGCGTGACGGCGCGTGGCTCCTCCGCGTGGAGCGGGCCTCGTACGACGTGGTGCTGGATCGGTTTCCCTGGGGGATGAGCTGGGTGAAGCAGCCCTGGATGGAGGCGCCGCTCTCTGTGGAGTGGTGA
- a CDS encoding tail fiber domain-containing protein has translation MEINKKSRAELKAYFVKNALPTEGNFRDLIDAGLNQKDDGLVKAADQPAQIAASTAGDKPAIHLYESFATDTKPAWALSLQAGGKKGLGIGDGDGQNRLFIDATTGGVGIGTADPAGNKLRVAGNVLVDGAGGTAMLVIKDGNVGIGTADPAGNKLRVAGNILVDGTDGKARVSFGSTTRQMLNLWADGYGIGVQDGTTYFRTGSHFAFYKGGAHSDTTLAPGTGGAAMLVIKDGDVGIGTADPGGYKLNVTGNVKVGGAITPSVGNSASNGIMFPADPGGGTGDAAWIRYMVVSGESTKLQIGTSNDPDDTVSIWQYGAERLLVSSGIVYVSNIQLFSDRLLKHDIAPLGPVLGRVLRLQGVQYRWVDEKMGAGPQIGLIAQDVEAVFPELVSETHEGTKSVDYARLVAPLVEAVKELAAEVEALKLARAT, from the coding sequence ATGGAAATCAACAAGAAGAGCCGTGCTGAGCTGAAGGCGTACTTCGTCAAGAACGCCCTGCCGACGGAGGGCAACTTCAGGGATCTCATCGACGCTGGGCTGAACCAGAAGGACGATGGCCTCGTCAAGGCGGCCGATCAGCCGGCGCAGATCGCGGCGTCGACGGCCGGCGACAAGCCGGCGATCCACCTCTATGAGAGCTTCGCGACGGACACCAAGCCCGCCTGGGCGCTGAGCCTGCAAGCCGGCGGCAAGAAGGGACTCGGCATCGGCGACGGCGACGGCCAGAACCGCCTCTTCATCGATGCCACGACCGGCGGCGTGGGCATCGGCACGGCCGATCCGGCCGGCAACAAGCTCCGGGTGGCGGGGAACGTCCTCGTCGACGGCGCCGGCGGCACCGCGATGCTCGTGATCAAGGACGGCAACGTGGGCATCGGCACAGCCGACCCGGCCGGCAACAAGCTCCGGGTGGCAGGGAACATCCTCGTCGATGGCACCGACGGCAAGGCGCGCGTGAGCTTTGGCTCCACCACTCGCCAGATGCTCAACCTGTGGGCTGATGGGTATGGAATCGGCGTCCAAGACGGCACCACGTACTTTCGCACCGGCTCCCATTTCGCCTTCTACAAGGGCGGCGCGCACAGCGACACTACGCTCGCGCCCGGCACAGGCGGCGCCGCGATGCTCGTGATCAAGGACGGCGACGTGGGCATCGGCACAGCCGATCCGGGCGGCTACAAGCTCAACGTCACCGGCAACGTCAAGGTGGGGGGGGCGATCACGCCCTCGGTCGGCAACTCCGCGAGCAACGGCATCATGTTCCCCGCCGATCCCGGCGGTGGCACCGGCGATGCCGCGTGGATTCGTTACATGGTCGTCAGCGGCGAGTCGACCAAGCTCCAGATCGGCACCAGCAACGACCCCGACGACACCGTTTCCATCTGGCAGTATGGCGCGGAGAGGCTGCTCGTCTCGAGCGGCATCGTCTACGTCAGCAACATCCAGCTATTCTCGGATCGCCTCCTCAAACACGACATTGCGCCGCTTGGCCCCGTGCTCGGGCGGGTGCTCCGGCTCCAGGGGGTGCAGTACCGCTGGGTCGACGAGAAGATGGGGGCCGGCCCGCAGATCGGGCTCATCGCGCAGGATGTGGAGGCTGTCTTCCCCGAGCTGGTATCCGAGACCCACGAGGGTACCAAGAGCGTCGATTACGCGCGCCTCGTGGCGCCGCTCGTCGAGGCGGTGAAGGAGCTCGCCGCCGAGGTCGAGGCGCTGAAGCTCGCGCGCGCCACCTGA